In a genomic window of Corynebacterium lizhenjunii:
- the murG gene encoding undecaprenyldiphospho-muramoylpentapeptide beta-N-acetylglucosaminyltransferase: MDSQPISVVIAGGGTAGHIEPALAVGEVLARDYGARITALGTLKGLESDIIPARGVDLELIQPVPIPRKPSVELLKLPFRLVTAVKQTRAVLKKVGADAVFGTGGYVAAPAYLAAKTLGIPFFVLETNALAGLANKLGVRLGGIGMNAHSDSGMPGEVVGIPVRELKVADEAAARQRWGLEPDRPVILVTGGSQGAASINAAVEEAIEELTTRYQVLHAYGKKNQAPKARPGYVPVPYIEDMAGALAIADLAVCRSGAMTVAEVSAAGLPAIYVPLPHGNGEQALNSSQLVADGAAVQVRDEDFCGPVLVQQVEATLGTPINYDAMRTALAASAQGSAAENIARRIVTRARPGK; this comes from the coding sequence ATGGATTCGCAGCCAATTTCCGTAGTTATCGCTGGTGGAGGAACCGCTGGGCACATTGAGCCAGCGTTGGCAGTCGGGGAGGTGTTGGCTCGCGATTATGGTGCGCGCATCACCGCACTGGGGACGCTTAAGGGCCTGGAGTCTGACATTATTCCTGCGCGCGGCGTGGACCTGGAGCTTATTCAGCCGGTACCCATTCCCCGCAAGCCCAGCGTAGAACTGCTGAAGCTGCCGTTCCGCTTGGTCACTGCGGTGAAACAAACACGCGCTGTGCTGAAGAAAGTGGGCGCGGACGCGGTCTTTGGTACCGGTGGCTACGTGGCGGCACCTGCCTATCTGGCGGCGAAGACGCTGGGGATTCCCTTCTTCGTGCTGGAGACCAATGCGCTGGCAGGCCTGGCAAATAAGCTAGGGGTGCGTCTAGGGGGAATCGGCATGAATGCTCATTCAGATTCCGGCATGCCGGGTGAGGTAGTGGGCATACCCGTGCGCGAGCTCAAGGTAGCAGACGAGGCAGCGGCGCGGCAGCGCTGGGGACTTGAGCCTGACCGGCCAGTCATTTTGGTGACCGGCGGCTCGCAGGGGGCTGCGAGTATTAATGCTGCGGTCGAGGAGGCTATCGAGGAGCTGACCACGCGCTACCAGGTGCTGCACGCTTATGGCAAGAAGAATCAGGCCCCCAAGGCCCGGCCAGGATACGTGCCGGTGCCGTATATTGAGGACATGGCCGGGGCGCTGGCAATAGCGGATTTGGCTGTGTGCCGTTCCGGGGCGATGACCGTAGCCGAAGTCTCAGCCGCTGGATTGCCAGCGATCTATGTGCCACTGCCACATGGCAACGGCGAACAGGCTTTGAACTCATCCCAGCTGGTGGCCGATGGCGCAGCGGTGCAGGTGCGTGACGAGGACTTCTGCGGGCCGGTGCTGGTCCAACAGGTGGAAGCAACCCTGGGAACGCCGATTAACTATGACGCCATGCGAACCGCGCTCGCCGCTAGCGCACAGGGAAGTGCCGCAGAAAACATTGCGCGGCGCATTGTCACCCGCGCCCGCCCAGGCAAGTAG
- a CDS encoding HNH endonuclease signature motif containing protein — translation MARKLRREWNPKDDTPVEKVSIRRYANGTATMSITARDVDLTDVYDAIDQSAPAESFFNLVRGEGGAGRLNYIPMITLQLDTFAKLLAVSDCNHTGTTAGGADPTGNTRTSASASSANEGNANTSGANAGGVGSAGDIIVRANNGARMTGKELAERILFKHGFVAILSRVHGPVDVYRMERFATDKQRLLLAAESPECAWLDCHVPFDKCQVHHIRSWADGGETNIKNLTVLCPHHNGANEDHPPGGIPIHRGRMVRIGGQVAWQSPGGGVPVPTSPTN, via the coding sequence GTGGCGCGTAAACTACGCCGGGAATGGAACCCAAAGGATGACACCCCAGTAGAAAAAGTCTCTATACGCCGCTACGCCAACGGCACAGCCACTATGTCCATTACTGCACGCGATGTCGACCTTACCGATGTCTACGATGCCATCGACCAATCCGCCCCGGCAGAAAGCTTCTTTAACCTGGTGCGTGGTGAAGGTGGAGCCGGGCGGTTGAACTACATCCCCATGATCACCCTGCAGCTGGATACCTTCGCCAAACTGCTCGCCGTCTCCGACTGCAACCACACCGGTACCACCGCAGGCGGCGCCGACCCCACGGGCAACACCCGCACCAGTGCCAGCGCAAGCAGCGCCAACGAAGGCAATGCCAACACTAGCGGTGCTAACGCAGGCGGTGTGGGGTCTGCGGGCGACATTATTGTTCGGGCGAATAATGGGGCGCGGATGACTGGGAAAGAACTAGCTGAGCGCATTTTGTTCAAGCATGGGTTTGTCGCGATCCTAAGTCGGGTGCATGGTCCGGTGGATGTCTACCGTATGGAGCGCTTTGCCACCGACAAGCAGCGTTTGCTGTTGGCCGCGGAGAGCCCTGAGTGTGCGTGGTTGGATTGTCACGTGCCGTTTGATAAGTGCCAAGTCCACCACATCAGGTCGTGGGCTGATGGTGGGGAAACCAACATAAAGAACCTCACGGTGCTATGCCCGCACCATAATGGTGCCAATGAAGACCACCCGCCGGGAGGAATACCCATCCACCGCGGCCGAATGGTAAGGATTGGTGGGCAGGTTGCCTGGCAGTCACCCGGTGGTGGTGTCCCGGTGCCGACTAGCCCCACCAACTAA
- a CDS encoding FtsW/RodA/SpoVE family cell cycle protein — MLSNDSPPGLDYVVLRIVIFSLIGIGVLMAFSASMATSQAESGTFWGEAIRQVVMVAFGLVMFWLALRTPPRVIRKYSGAFLLLSIVLLIVVLTPLGTGRDSVGSQSWIDLGPVSIQPSEIARIAIALYGAAVLAGQRFGMHGFQTFQRCWRDAFVRYSAVATLMLVLIVAQGDMGMAASFAIVAGFTLFFAGINSKVFLILVPFVLAGVIWVFSSGGFRSARFHTFFDALTGHIADTQEDGYQTYQGFLSLADGGVAGVGLGQSRAKWSYLPEARNDFVFAIVGEELGLWGGLLVIVLFAALLLFGIRTAMRAQTQFQALAAATLTTAVVSQAFFNISYVIGLLPVTGIQLPMISAGGSAAVVTIGAMGILCNIARHEPEQVSAMQNYGRPLFDRLLWIPEPEPIEDAPRPKGGRRRADGTGRPRSSRPQPEFGPAVTQRRSGHPHSVPTPRR, encoded by the coding sequence ATGCTCTCGAACGACTCCCCGCCAGGGCTGGACTACGTGGTGCTGCGTATTGTTATTTTCAGTCTGATTGGCATTGGCGTGCTGATGGCTTTTTCGGCCTCCATGGCGACGTCTCAAGCAGAAAGTGGCACGTTTTGGGGTGAGGCCATCCGCCAGGTCGTCATGGTGGCTTTCGGTTTGGTGATGTTCTGGCTAGCCTTGCGGACCCCGCCGCGCGTGATCCGCAAGTACTCCGGCGCGTTTTTGCTGCTGTCAATCGTGTTGCTGATCGTGGTGCTTACTCCGTTGGGTACGGGACGTGACTCCGTGGGCTCGCAGTCCTGGATTGACCTTGGTCCGGTGAGCATTCAGCCTTCAGAGATTGCCCGCATTGCCATTGCGCTGTATGGGGCGGCGGTGCTGGCCGGCCAAAGGTTTGGCATGCACGGCTTCCAGACATTCCAGCGTTGTTGGCGGGATGCGTTTGTGCGCTACAGCGCGGTGGCGACACTGATGTTGGTCCTCATCGTGGCCCAAGGGGACATGGGTATGGCCGCGTCCTTTGCGATTGTCGCGGGCTTTACTCTGTTTTTTGCTGGCATCAACTCGAAAGTGTTTCTGATCCTGGTGCCGTTTGTGCTGGCTGGCGTGATTTGGGTTTTTAGCAGTGGTGGCTTCCGCTCCGCGCGTTTCCACACCTTCTTTGATGCCCTGACCGGGCATATTGCCGATACCCAAGAAGACGGCTACCAGACCTACCAAGGTTTCCTCTCGCTTGCCGATGGTGGCGTGGCCGGCGTTGGCCTTGGCCAGTCCCGCGCTAAGTGGTCCTACCTGCCCGAGGCGCGCAATGACTTCGTCTTTGCCATCGTGGGCGAGGAGCTGGGTCTGTGGGGCGGGCTCTTGGTCATCGTGCTTTTTGCCGCGTTACTGCTGTTTGGCATTCGCACAGCCATGCGCGCCCAAACCCAGTTCCAGGCGTTGGCCGCTGCCACGCTGACAACTGCGGTGGTCTCGCAGGCTTTCTTTAACATCAGCTACGTGATTGGCTTGCTGCCGGTCACCGGCATCCAGCTGCCGATGATTTCTGCCGGTGGCTCAGCTGCCGTGGTAACCATCGGTGCGATGGGTATCTTGTGCAACATTGCCCGCCATGAGCCGGAGCAGGTCTCTGCTATGCAGAATTATGGCCGCCCGCTGTTCGACCGCTTGCTGTGGATTCCGGAGCCTGAGCCCATCGAGGACGCCCCGCGTCCCAAGGGCGGGCGCCGCCGCGCCGATGGCACCGGCCGCCCGCGCTCCAGCCGACCCCAACCGGAATTTGGCCCTGCCGTGACGCAACGCCGCAGCGGCCACCCACACTCGGTTCCCACCCCGCGCCGCTAG
- the murD gene encoding UDP-N-acetylmuramoyl-L-alanine--D-glutamate ligase: MLPTEFSGHILIAGAGVSGRGCAAVLQRLGARLTVTDGNPAAAEGIGTQVVPVETALANLADYNLVVTSPGWPPHSELLTAAADAGIEVLGDCELAYRLDRAGVFGPPRRWLVVTGTNGKTTTTGMLAAIMDQDAARTGLRAVAVGNIGASVFDALGAQVRADILVVEMSSFQLHWTSQLRPDVGVVLNIAEDHLDWHGSFAHYAAAKAKALDGTHAVIGCDDPQLAAYAPAKCYGFTSSAPAGGQVGVAEGHLVSNLEGTPVRLCAVEGIEPAGPAGIADAAAAAAVALLAGAHPDSVAAGLAGYRVSGHRGAVVHRADGVTYVDNSKATNPHAADASLRGLERVVWIAGGQLKGADVEPLVREHAHRIKAAVLLGVDRQLLAKALALHAPHTPVHQVESTDGAAAMREAVAWAQQHAEAGDTVLLAPAAASLDMYTGMGQRGDFFAAACAS; the protein is encoded by the coding sequence ATGCTTCCCACAGAGTTTTCTGGACACATCCTCATCGCCGGCGCCGGGGTGTCCGGACGTGGTTGCGCCGCAGTGCTCCAGCGCCTAGGTGCGCGGCTAACAGTAACGGATGGCAACCCGGCGGCGGCAGAGGGCATCGGCACGCAAGTTGTGCCAGTAGAAACCGCCCTGGCCAACCTGGCGGACTACAACCTGGTAGTCACCTCCCCGGGCTGGCCTCCGCACTCGGAGCTGCTGACTGCGGCGGCGGACGCTGGCATTGAGGTGCTAGGGGACTGCGAGTTGGCGTACCGGCTTGACCGGGCAGGTGTTTTTGGCCCGCCGCGGCGCTGGTTGGTAGTCACCGGCACCAATGGCAAGACCACTACCACCGGCATGTTGGCCGCGATAATGGACCAGGATGCCGCGCGCACCGGACTGCGCGCCGTGGCAGTGGGCAACATCGGAGCCTCCGTGTTTGATGCGCTGGGGGCCCAGGTCCGCGCAGACATCCTGGTGGTGGAGATGTCTTCTTTCCAACTGCACTGGACCTCGCAGCTGCGCCCCGATGTGGGCGTGGTACTCAATATCGCTGAAGACCACCTGGACTGGCACGGATCTTTTGCCCATTACGCCGCGGCGAAGGCGAAAGCTTTGGATGGGACCCATGCGGTTATTGGGTGTGATGATCCCCAGCTAGCCGCGTATGCGCCAGCTAAATGCTACGGCTTCACCAGCAGCGCGCCGGCTGGGGGCCAAGTGGGAGTCGCCGAAGGCCACCTAGTCTCCAACCTGGAGGGCACGCCGGTGCGGCTGTGCGCCGTGGAGGGTATTGAACCCGCCGGTCCGGCCGGCATTGCCGATGCCGCCGCAGCCGCCGCCGTTGCCCTCCTCGCCGGTGCGCACCCGGACTCAGTGGCTGCGGGCTTGGCAGGCTATCGCGTCTCCGGGCACCGCGGTGCAGTGGTGCACCGCGCGGACGGGGTGACGTACGTGGATAACTCTAAGGCCACCAACCCGCACGCGGCTGACGCCTCCTTGCGCGGGCTAGAGCGCGTGGTGTGGATCGCTGGCGGCCAACTCAAGGGGGCCGATGTGGAGCCCCTGGTCCGCGAGCACGCCCACCGCATCAAGGCCGCAGTTCTGCTGGGGGTCGACCGGCAGTTGCTTGCCAAAGCGCTCGCCCTTCACGCCCCGCACACCCCGGTGCACCAGGTCGAATCCACCGATGGCGCCGCGGCCATGCGCGAAGCGGTAGCTTGGGCACAGCAACACGCCGAGGCCGGGGATACCGTGCTTTTGGCACCGGCTGCGGCATCGTTGGACATGTACACCGGCATGGGGCAGCGCGGCGACTTCTTCGCTGCTGCCTGTGCTAGCTAA
- the mraY gene encoding phospho-N-acetylmuramoyl-pentapeptide-transferase encodes MTQIIIAGAVSFLVAIFLTPVLIRYFANAGKGQEIREDGPQSHLRKRGTPTMGGIAILAGITLGYVVAGAYGLTTGHDGFTASGLLVLFLTLGLGAVGFADDFIKLFKSRNLGLNKTAKLVSQLAVAIIFGLLVLQFPDDNGLTPGSTHLSFVRDIDTIDFQVGPAVVGTVLFLVFMFILIAAWSNAVNLTDGLDGLAAGTTAFVMGGYAIITFWQFRNSCTGTYSAGCYEVRDPLDLAILAAAGVGGCLGFLWWNAAPAKIFMGDTGSLALGGLVAGLSVTTRTELLMIIVGALFVIEVASVAIQIVVFRTTGKRFFRMAPIHHHFENGGWPETSVVVRFWLLAGMAAIAGVALFYGEWLLASGMGR; translated from the coding sequence GTGACCCAGATAATTATCGCGGGAGCAGTCAGCTTCCTCGTCGCCATCTTCTTGACGCCGGTGTTGATTCGCTACTTCGCCAACGCCGGTAAGGGACAAGAGATTCGCGAGGACGGCCCGCAGTCGCATTTGCGCAAGCGCGGCACTCCCACCATGGGCGGCATAGCGATATTGGCCGGGATCACTCTGGGCTATGTGGTGGCGGGCGCGTATGGCCTGACCACGGGCCATGATGGCTTTACCGCCTCCGGTCTCCTGGTGCTGTTTTTGACCCTGGGCCTGGGCGCGGTCGGGTTTGCGGATGACTTTATTAAACTGTTCAAGTCGCGCAACTTGGGGTTGAATAAGACCGCGAAGCTGGTAAGCCAACTAGCAGTAGCCATCATCTTTGGTCTATTGGTGTTGCAATTTCCAGACGACAACGGCTTAACGCCGGGTTCGACCCACCTGTCTTTCGTGCGCGACATCGACACCATCGACTTCCAGGTGGGCCCCGCTGTGGTGGGCACCGTGCTGTTTTTGGTGTTCATGTTCATCCTGATTGCAGCGTGGTCTAACGCGGTCAATCTCACCGATGGCCTCGACGGCCTGGCCGCGGGCACAACCGCATTTGTCATGGGCGGCTACGCAATCATTACCTTCTGGCAATTCCGCAACTCCTGCACTGGCACCTATTCCGCCGGGTGCTACGAAGTTCGTGACCCGCTGGACTTGGCCATTTTGGCCGCCGCCGGCGTGGGCGGCTGCTTGGGCTTTTTATGGTGGAACGCTGCTCCCGCGAAGATCTTCATGGGCGATACCGGCTCCCTGGCCCTGGGCGGCCTCGTGGCCGGGCTTTCGGTGACCACGCGTACGGAGCTGCTGATGATCATCGTCGGCGCGCTGTTCGTTATTGAGGTCGCCTCCGTAGCAATCCAAATCGTGGTCTTCCGCACCACCGGCAAGCGTTTCTTCCGCATGGCCCCCATCCACCACCACTTCGAAAACGGCGGCTGGCCGGAAACCTCCGTGGTGGTGCGCTTCTGGCTGTTGGCCGGTATGGCCGCCATTGCAGGCGTGGCACTATTTTACGGTGAATGGCTGCTGGCCAGCGGGATGGGCAGGTAA
- a CDS encoding UDP-N-acetylmuramoyl-tripeptide--D-alanyl-D-alanine ligase — protein MIELSVKDIAQITGGYLDCVADPSATVTASVEFDSREVRPGGLFVAFPGARVDGHDFAAQAVAAGAVAVLAARPVGIPAIVVEPTGRPTGAEANADIYAHDVDGSAAAVVRALSALAQAVVERLPQLNVVGVTGSAGKTSTKDLIATALRADGPTVAPPGSFNNEIGHPYTALRCTQDTRHLVAELSARGVGHIAHLARIAPPRVGVVLNVGSAHLGEFGSRANIAQAKGELVEALPANGTAVLNADDALVAAMAARTPAQVVTFGVDNQEADYRATDIELDDVARPTFVLHAPGLAPTRVRLRVFGRHQVSNALAAVAAARASGMELADIVAALEGHTNASAHRMDVRTRADGVTIIDDAYNANPDSMAAAIAALGYTTASRPDARSIAVLGEMGELGEDAPAAHAALAHELSKFDVDHLVVVGESPNCVALANAARTQGVATIVAGDSAAATEHVRELLRQAPAGVADWASREAKDVVLTKASNVQQLWRVAEALVADGPARG, from the coding sequence ATGATTGAGTTGAGCGTGAAAGACATAGCCCAGATTACCGGTGGGTATCTGGACTGCGTGGCCGACCCTTCAGCCACCGTGACAGCTAGCGTGGAGTTTGATTCGCGCGAGGTGCGCCCCGGCGGGCTGTTTGTAGCCTTCCCCGGTGCCCGCGTGGACGGCCACGATTTTGCTGCCCAGGCAGTAGCTGCCGGGGCCGTGGCGGTGTTGGCGGCGCGCCCAGTGGGGATACCAGCCATTGTGGTGGAGCCAACGGGCCGGCCCACCGGCGCGGAGGCCAACGCGGACATCTATGCCCACGACGTCGATGGTTCGGCTGCGGCGGTGGTGCGGGCACTGTCCGCCCTGGCGCAGGCAGTGGTGGAGCGCTTGCCGCAGCTCAATGTGGTGGGCGTGACTGGTTCTGCAGGCAAGACCTCTACCAAGGACTTGATTGCCACGGCGCTGCGGGCCGATGGCCCCACGGTGGCTCCGCCGGGGTCTTTTAACAATGAGATTGGTCATCCCTACACCGCGCTGCGCTGCACCCAGGACACGCGCCACTTGGTGGCGGAACTGTCTGCGCGCGGCGTCGGCCACATTGCACACCTGGCCCGGATTGCCCCGCCGCGGGTGGGTGTGGTGCTCAACGTGGGTTCTGCCCATCTGGGGGAGTTTGGTTCCCGGGCCAATATCGCCCAGGCGAAGGGCGAGCTGGTGGAGGCTCTGCCCGCCAATGGCACCGCAGTGCTCAATGCCGACGATGCCCTAGTAGCCGCCATGGCCGCCCGGACCCCCGCCCAGGTGGTCACCTTTGGCGTTGACAATCAAGAGGCAGACTACCGGGCCACGGACATTGAGCTTGATGATGTCGCCCGGCCCACCTTCGTTCTCCATGCCCCAGGTTTAGCGCCCACACGGGTGCGGCTGCGGGTCTTTGGCCGCCACCAGGTCTCCAATGCGCTAGCCGCAGTGGCGGCTGCTCGGGCATCCGGCATGGAGCTGGCAGACATTGTTGCCGCGTTGGAGGGGCATACTAACGCCTCTGCGCACCGGATGGACGTACGCACCCGCGCTGACGGGGTGACGATTATCGACGACGCCTATAACGCCAACCCCGACTCCATGGCCGCGGCGATTGCGGCTTTGGGCTACACCACCGCCTCGCGCCCCGACGCGCGATCCATTGCCGTGCTGGGAGAGATGGGTGAGCTGGGCGAAGACGCCCCCGCCGCCCACGCAGCATTGGCCCATGAGCTGTCCAAGTTCGATGTGGACCATCTGGTGGTGGTGGGAGAGAGCCCCAATTGTGTGGCGCTGGCTAACGCGGCACGCACCCAGGGCGTGGCTACAATAGTTGCCGGTGATTCGGCGGCAGCCACCGAGCATGTGCGGGAGTTGTTGCGCCAGGCGCCCGCAGGCGTTGCCGACTGGGCCAGCCGCGAAGCCAAGGATGTGGTCTTGACTAAGGCCTCCAACGTCCAACAATTGTGGCGAGTAGCCGAGGCCTTAGTCGCGGACGGCCCTGCCAGGGGTTAG
- a CDS encoding UDP-N-acetylmuramoyl-L-alanyl-D-glutamate--2,6-diaminopimelate ligase has product MTSSSFVSLGRLAQLAGAQLSGAVDSSSIQISSISLDSAAVAPGGLFAALPGTRVHGAQFAAQTPAAAILSDAAGAQLLSSAGETRPVLIVDDVRAVLGHLAAEIYGHPTADMTVIGITGTSGKTTTSYLVEEGLLHAGYSVGLIGTTGTRINREPVATKLTTPEAPRLQELFATMRAQGVTHVVMEVSSHALALGRVQGVRFAAGAFTNLSQDHLDFHSSMEEYFDAKATLFSGPDSAQHAVVCVDESWGQRMAERVDGALTTVASASTDADLCATQLDVEATGAQRVVLRGVTSGTDLEFRLPLPGRFNIANAAVAVGLASAVGVDLDAFVHGIEQVRVPGRMERIELGQDFLAVVDYAHKPAAVSAVLETLRGQVGKQARIAVVVGAGGDRDAAKRPLMGAGAARGADLVIVTDDNPRSEDPAAIRAAVVAGAVDAGTAAEIREIGSRAQAIDTAVAWAQPGDAVIVVGKGHEVGQIVGEQTIHFDDREELARAVRARTGAAKQ; this is encoded by the coding sequence ATGACGTCGTCTTCGTTTGTGTCCCTGGGCCGGTTGGCGCAACTGGCGGGAGCGCAGCTCTCCGGCGCTGTTGATTCCTCCTCCATTCAGATAAGCTCCATCTCCCTGGATTCTGCTGCGGTGGCCCCGGGTGGGTTGTTCGCTGCGCTGCCAGGCACGCGGGTGCATGGCGCCCAGTTTGCCGCCCAGACTCCTGCCGCTGCCATACTTTCCGATGCCGCCGGGGCCCAGCTGCTCAGCTCCGCAGGGGAGACCCGCCCCGTGCTCATCGTCGATGATGTGCGCGCTGTGTTGGGGCATCTAGCCGCAGAGATCTATGGGCACCCCACCGCGGATATGACCGTGATTGGCATTACGGGAACATCCGGGAAGACCACCACGAGTTACTTGGTGGAGGAGGGCTTGCTGCACGCGGGCTATTCCGTGGGCCTGATCGGTACCACGGGCACCCGGATTAACCGGGAACCGGTAGCTACCAAGCTGACTACCCCGGAAGCCCCGCGGCTGCAAGAGCTCTTTGCCACCATGCGCGCCCAAGGGGTTACCCATGTGGTCATGGAGGTCTCCTCCCACGCGCTGGCCCTAGGCCGGGTACAAGGCGTGCGTTTTGCCGCCGGGGCCTTTACCAACCTGAGCCAGGACCATCTGGATTTCCATTCCTCCATGGAGGAGTATTTTGACGCCAAGGCCACGCTGTTTAGCGGTCCCGATTCCGCGCAGCACGCCGTTGTGTGCGTCGACGAATCCTGGGGGCAACGCATGGCTGAGCGAGTGGATGGGGCGTTGACCACGGTGGCATCGGCAAGCACAGATGCAGACCTGTGCGCTACCCAGCTGGACGTGGAGGCCACCGGCGCCCAACGGGTGGTGCTGCGCGGGGTAACTTCGGGCACAGATCTGGAGTTCCGCTTGCCCCTGCCCGGGCGCTTCAACATTGCTAATGCCGCCGTCGCCGTCGGCCTAGCCAGCGCGGTGGGAGTGGACCTCGACGCCTTCGTGCACGGGATAGAGCAGGTACGTGTGCCAGGACGCATGGAGCGCATTGAGCTGGGGCAGGACTTTTTGGCAGTGGTGGACTACGCGCACAAGCCGGCAGCGGTGAGTGCGGTGCTAGAGACCCTGCGCGGCCAGGTAGGAAAGCAGGCCCGCATTGCCGTGGTGGTGGGCGCCGGCGGAGATCGGGACGCGGCCAAGCGCCCGCTCATGGGCGCCGGTGCTGCCCGTGGGGCGGACTTGGTGATAGTCACCGATGATAACCCCCGCAGCGAGGACCCCGCCGCCATCCGTGCTGCAGTGGTTGCCGGTGCGGTAGACGCGGGCACAGCCGCCGAGATCCGGGAGATTGGCTCGCGCGCCCAGGCCATTGACACGGCGGTGGCGTGGGCGCAGCCCGGCGATGCCGTCATCGTGGTGGGTAAAGGCCACGAGGTAGGCCAAATTGTGGGAGAGCAAACCATTCATTTTGATGACCGCGAGGAACTGGCTCGCGCCGTACGCGCCCGGACTGGTGCGGCGAAACAATAG